The genomic DNA ATAGACATCACGTGTACTTTCAAATTATCAATAGATACCGGCGATCCCATCTCCACATCATAAATATTAGTGGCTACAATATTACGACCATCTACCAGGATAATTAATCCCGAGCCAATAGCCTCCATCATATTACCTTCGGTGATCAGCAGGCCGGTATCTTCGCCCAAACCAATACCCAAAATACCCGGGTTGGTGGCCACCGCGTACATTAACCGGCCAATACGGCCACGCTGCACAAAGTGGGTATCTACAATAACCGAGTCGATAAAACCCAAACCGGCAGTGATCTGCACTTCGCCTTTGATCAGGGCTTCGTTGCTTTGCCCCCGGTATATCATATGCGTGGAAGCGGCAGCCGCTCCTGCCGATGTACCAGCGATGACAAAATTTTCGTTTTGATAGCGCTGCTTCAGTATCTGTAAAAATTCGGTGCCGCCAAAAATGGCTGTCAATCTTAATTGATCGCCCCCGCTAAACATCACCACATCGGCCTTGCGGATCCTGTCGAGATATTCCGGGTTGGCTGCATCTTCCCGGCTTTTAATATGTAATACGTTTACATTAGTTACATGGAGCTGCCCAAAAGCTTTCACATATTCGTCGCCAACCAGCTCGGGGATCTGCGAGGCCGTGGTTATTACTTCAATTAATGAACCTTCGTGCTTATCAGATTCGGTAATAATTCGCTTTAAAATTCCCTGTTCAAAAAATTTAATATAATCGGGCTGCAAAATATGCTCCTGGATGGTCACGTTACTCCCCATATCAACAGCACCGCCTATAATGATTAGTTTTCCTTTCGGGACAGTCATAGTTCTTAATATTTAGTTGAAGGGGCTGATCAGGCTATTTCAGGCCGACCGAGTTAGCCTAAATTGGGCAATATCCCATAAATAACCATTTACTCCGTCAACTTTTTCACCTAATCAACCGGTTTTAAATACAAATTAAGATAAAAACCCGCACAAACGCAGACTGTTGTGAACATTTAATGCTTTTTACCTTCAAAAGTTTTATTTACACTATTAAGTTTTATAGTTTTAAAGAAATTAAGCCGGCTAAAATTTTTGTAACCAAGGTATGAAGATCGAGAATATACAAGTGTTACGCGGACCAAACATCTGGAGCATCCGTCGTAAAAAATTAATACAAATGCGGCTTGACCTGCAGGAGATGGAGCACCAACCCACCAATGAAATTGAGGGGTTTTATGACCGCCTCGAAAAGCTGTTGCCCAGCCTGTACAGCCACCGTTGTTCGCCTGGCGTACCCGGTGGATTTTTTCAGCGGGTAATAGCAGGAACCTGGATGGGGCACGTGATAGAGCACATCGCCCTGGAGATACAAACCCTGGCGGGCATGGATACCGGCTTTGGCCGCACCCGCGAAACCAAAACCAAAGGCGTATATAATGTAGTGTTTGCCTACCTGGAAGAAAAAGTGGGTGTTTTTGCCGCAGAATCTGCCGTGCGCATAGCCGAGGCTTTAATTGCAGGCGAGGATTATACCCTGCAATTGGAGGCTGATATACAGCAAATGCGCGAGATACGGGAAAACACGCGCCTGGGTCCGAGTACCGGCTCTATTGTAGAAGAAGCCATTGCCCGCGATATCCCCTGGATCAGGCTCAACAATCAATCCCTGGTACAATTAGGTTACGGCAAAAACCAGGTACGCTTCCGGGCTACCATGACCGAAAAAACCAGCAGCATAGCTGTTGACATTGCCAGCAATAAAGACGAAACCAAGCGCATGTTGCAGGAACAGGCCATCCCGGTTGCTAAAGGCATTACCATATCTTCTATAGAGGGTGTGGCCGAAGCTATCCGCAAGATAGGATTCCCTTTGGTATTTAAACCACTTAACGGCAACCACGGGCGCGGCATATCTATCAACATTAAAACCGAAGAAGAGGCCCTTGCCGCGTACCAGCATGCTGCCAAAATATCATACAAAGTAATTGTGGAGCGCTTTGTTACCGGTTATGATTTCCGCGTACTGGTGATCGATAATAAAATGGTTGCCGCCGCCCTGCGCGATCCGGCCCATATTATCGGCGATGGCAGTTTGACCATACAGGAGCTTATCGACAAAGAAAATGCCGACCCACGCCGTGGCTACGGACATGAGAAAGTTTTAACATTGATAGATATTGATCGCGATACGCTCGATCTGCTGGAGAAAAAAGGCTACACGCTGGAAACCGTACCGGCCAAAGGCGAAAAGGTATTCGTCAAATCAACCGCTAATCTGAGCACCGGTGGTACTTCTGTTGACGTGACCGACCATGTGCACCCGCAAAATATTTTTATCTGCGAGCGCATCTCCAAAATTATTGGGCTGGATATATGTGGTATCGATATCATGGCCGAAAACCTGACTGAGCCGCTTACTGAAAACGGCGGTGTGGTGCTGGAAGTAAATGCTGCGCCGGGTTTCCGGATGCATATTGCCCCAAGCGAAGGTCTGCCGCGCAATGTGGCCGGTCATGTATTAGATATGCTTTATCCTACCGGTAAATCGGCGCGGATACCCATTATTGCTGTTACCGGTACCAATGGTAAAACTACTACTACACGTCTGATAGCCCATATTGTAAAAAATAACGGTCACCGGGTAGGCTTTACTACATCAGACGGTATCTACGTACAGAATAACATGATGCTGAAGGGTGATACTACCGGCCCGGTAAGCAGCGAGTTTATATTACGCGACCCTACGGTTGACTTTGCCGTTCTGGAAACCGC from Mucilaginibacter inviolabilis includes the following:
- a CDS encoding cyanophycinase — protein: MTVPKGKLIIIGGAVDMGSNVTIQEHILQPDYIKFFEQGILKRIITESDKHEGSLIEVITTASQIPELVGDEYVKAFGQLHVTNVNVLHIKSREDAANPEYLDRIRKADVVMFSGGDQLRLTAIFGGTEFLQILKQRYQNENFVIAGTSAGAAAASTHMIYRGQSNEALIKGEVQITAGLGFIDSVIVDTHFVQRGRIGRLMYAVATNPGILGIGLGEDTGLLITEGNMMEAIGSGLIILVDGRNIVATNIYDVEMGSPVSIDNLKVHVMSIFDIYDLAQHRLIIKKTLKVEEGVFIQAPDSDLLQ
- the cphA gene encoding cyanophycin synthetase; translation: MKIENIQVLRGPNIWSIRRKKLIQMRLDLQEMEHQPTNEIEGFYDRLEKLLPSLYSHRCSPGVPGGFFQRVIAGTWMGHVIEHIALEIQTLAGMDTGFGRTRETKTKGVYNVVFAYLEEKVGVFAAESAVRIAEALIAGEDYTLQLEADIQQMREIRENTRLGPSTGSIVEEAIARDIPWIRLNNQSLVQLGYGKNQVRFRATMTEKTSSIAVDIASNKDETKRMLQEQAIPVAKGITISSIEGVAEAIRKIGFPLVFKPLNGNHGRGISINIKTEEEALAAYQHAAKISYKVIVERFVTGYDFRVLVIDNKMVAAALRDPAHIIGDGSLTIQELIDKENADPRRGYGHEKVLTLIDIDRDTLDLLEKKGYTLETVPAKGEKVFVKSTANLSTGGTSVDVTDHVHPQNIFICERISKIIGLDICGIDIMAENLTEPLTENGGVVLEVNAAPGFRMHIAPSEGLPRNVAGHVLDMLYPTGKSARIPIIAVTGTNGKTTTTRLIAHIVKNNGHRVGFTTSDGIYVQNNMMLKGDTTGPVSSEFILRDPTVDFAVLETARGGILRSGLGFGFCDIGVVTNIQEDHLGLADIHSLDDLARVKSVVLNSVKKDGWGILNADNEHCVRIGNKADCNIAYFSLNENNPIIKSHCRKGGIAAICENGFITIQKGDWKIRVQRTILIPLTFGGTVPFMIENVLAATLAAFLWGFKTEDIKMSLETFIPSAAQTPGRMNIFEFRDFRFMIDFAHNPDGYNGIKEFLKHIDSPLKIGIIAGTGDRRDDDIRELGKISAEMFDYIILRQEKHLRGRTAENIIGLLKEGIESVDVNKPVEVVPKEVDAIKHAMSLAKPGTFITALSDVIDNAIETVQNYQEQERNGLFNV